CAATTCTTCCTGAAAAGGTAGAGTGGAATCTGGATAAAAAATAAAATCAAAGTGGTTACAGGTAAAAAGTTTAGCCACGTTGCCAGCGTTCGCTAGCGGCTAACCCTTTTTTATCACTTTTCAGGAATATTCCGTACTGAGTGTAAAAGCCCGTTTACACTTCCTGACTGAGCCGTTAGATTGGAGGGATTGCACTCTCTGACATAAGTATGGCGAACGCTGGAACGATCATGAATTATCAGAACGACGATTTACGCATTAAAGAGATTAATGAACTGTTACCCCCTGTCGCGCTGCTGGAGAAATTCCCGGCGACGGAGACCGCAGCCAATACGGTTTCTCACGCCCGTAAGGCTATCCATAAGATCCTCAAAGGCAGCGACGACCGCCTGCTGGTGGTGATCGGGCCATGCTCCATTCATGACCCTGCCGCGGCCAAAGAGTATGCCGCTCGCCTGTTGACGCTGCGTGAAGAGCTGAAGGGCGAGCTTGAGATCGTGATGCGCGTCTATTTTGAAAAGCCGCGCACCACCGTGGGCTGGAAAGGGCTGATTAACGATCCGCACATGGATAACAGCTTCCAGATCAACGACGGTCTGCGCATTGCTCGCAAGCTGCTGCTGGAGATTAACGACAGCGGCCTGCCTGCGGCGGGGGAGTTCCTTGATATGATCACCCCGCAGTACCTTGCCGATCTGATGAGCTGGGGCGCAATTGGCGCACGCACTACAGAATCTCAGGTGCATCGCGAGCTGGCGTCCGGGCTATCCTGCCCGGTGGGCTTCAAAAACGGTACCGACGGCACTATTAAGGTGGCGATTGACGCGATTAACGCTGCCGGCGCGCCGCACTGCTTCCTCTCCGTCACCAAGTGGGGCCACTCGGCGATTGTGAATACCAGCGGCAACGGCGATTGCCATATCATTCTGCGCGGCGGTAAAGAGCCGAACTACAGTGCGAAGCACGTTGCCGACGTGAAGCAGGGGCTGGAAAAAGCCGGCCTGGCACCGCAGGTGATGATTGACTTCAGCCACGCTAACTCCAGCAAGCAGTTCAAGAAGCAGATGACCGTGGGTGAAGATGTCTGTCAGCAGATTGCTGGCGGGGAGAAAGCGGTGATTGGCGTGATGATTGAGAGCCATCTGGTTGAAGGCAACCAGAGCCTGGAGAGCGGTGAGCCGCTGGTCTATGGCAAGAGCGTAACGGATGCCTGTATCGGCTGGGAAGATACCGACGCTATTCTGCGCCAATTGGCCAACGCGGTGAAAGCGCGTCGCGGTTGATAATCATGCCCGGCAGCACTATGCCGCCGGGCAATCTTGCATTACTTCGCTTTACCCTGGTTTGCTACCGCCGCCGCTTTTGCAGCGATTTCGTCAGCGTTGCCCAGATAGTAGTGTTTGATCGGCTTGAAGTTTTCGTCAAACTCATACACCAGCGGCACGCCAGTCGGGATGTTCAGCTCAAGGATCTCATCTTCACCCATATCGTCCAGGTACTTCACCAGCGCACGCAGGGAGTTACCGTGAGCGGCAATGATCACGCGCTCGCCGCTTTTCAGGCGCGGCAGAATGGTTTCATTCCAGTAAGGGATCACACGGTCGATGGTCAGCGCCAGGCTCTCGGTCAGCGGCAGTTCCTGCTCGGTCAGAGATGCGTAACGCGGATCGTGACCCGGGAAGCGCTCGTCGTCTTTGGTCAGCGCCGGCGGAGTCACCGCGAAGCCGCGACGCCACTGCTTAACCTGCTCGTCACCGTACTTCTCAGCGGTTTCCGCTTTGTTCAGGCCCTGCAGCGCACCGTAGTGACGCTCGTTCAATTTCCAGGATTTCTCTACCGGCAGCCAGGCCTGATCGAGTTCATCAAGGACGTTCCACAGGGTGTGGATGGCGCGTTTCAGCACGGAAGTGTAGGCAAAATCAAAGCTGAAGCCTTCTTCTTTCAGCAGCTTACCTGCTGATTTTGCTTCGCTCACGCCTTTCTCGGACAGGTCAACATCGTACCAGCCGGTGAAGCGGTTTTCGTTGTTCCACTGGCTTTCGCCATGACGAACCAGAACGAGCTTAGTAACAGCCATACTCTCTCCTTAATAAACCTGATTGAATGATAACAATTCTCATTATATTGCCGAGGCGACGCCAGCAGCAACGCATAACCATTACCATAGCGAAAATAGTGGCGCAGTGTAAGGTGCTTGTGAAATCGGGGTTAGGATTTTGTCGGTAAACGGTGCTTATTTCAGCAGGATGCGCAAAAAAAGCCCCGTTAAAACGGGGCTGTACAACTACTGCGGAATAAACTGATATTCGGTAACGCTCACATACTCCGCGCCGGGGTGCAGGGTGACATCAGGCTGCGGATACTCCGGATGGTTCGGGCTGTCCGGCAGGAATTCGCTCTCCAGAGCCAGACCCTGATACGCGCTGTACTCGCCCTGCTCGCGGGCCGGGGTGCCTTCGAGATAGTTGCCGGAGTAGAACTGCAGCGCTGGCGCGGTAGTATAGACGCTCATCTGCAGCTTCTTATCCGCCGACCAGAGGTGCGCCGCAGGCTGGCTGAGATCGCCCTTCGCCTGGAGCAGGAAGGCGTGATCGTAACCCTTCACCTTCCGCTGATCGTCATCCTGTAAAAAATCATCCGCGATGGTTTTCGGCTGGCGGAAGTCGAAGCTGGTACCTTCAACCGCTTTCAGCTCCTGGTAAGGAATACCGGTCTCATCCACCGGCAGGTACGCATCGGCCAGCAGCTGCAGCTGATGGTCTCGCACGTCCGACTGCACGCCATTAAGGTTGAAATAGGCGTGATTGGTCAGGTTTACCGGGCAGGGTTTATCCACGGTGGCGCGGTACTCAATCGCAATGCGATTATCCTCCGTCAAACGGAAGAGGGCGCTGGCATTCAGGTTGCCAGGATAACCCTGGTCGCCGTCGGGGGATGTCAGGCTCAGCAGCGCTTCGCTGTCATTCTTACGCACGATGCGCCAGCGGCGCTTATCAAAGCCTTCAGGCCCGCCGTGAAGCTGGTTTTCGCCCTGGCTCGGCAGCAGCGAGTAGCTCTGACCGTCAAGGGTGAAGCGGCTTTTGGCGATGCGGTTGGCATAGCGGCCAACCGATGCGCCCAGATAGGCGGTCTGCTCCACGTAGCGCTGAGGCGTATTGCAACCCAGCAGCGTTTCACGCACCGAGCCGTCGGGCATCGGCACACGGGCAGAGAGCAGGGTCGCGCCCCAGTCCATCAGGGTAACCACTATCCCCGCGTCGTTGCGCAGGGTGATTAAGCGATATGCCAGCCCGTCAGGGGCCAGCGCAGGGGTTTCGTTTAGCACTGTCCGGCCCCCTCTGATGCTTTGCAGACGTAGAAGGTCTCTTTGATGCCGGTTTTGGCTTCATACTGTGCCGCCACCGCGTCCTGAACCTGGGAAACCAGTGCTTCAGGCACCAGCGCCACAATGCAGCCGCCGAAGCCACCGCCGGTCATGCGCACGCCGCCTTTGTCGCCAATGGTCTCCTTAACAATCTCAACCAGGGTATCGATTTGGGGCACGGTGATCTCGAAATCATCGCGCATAGAGGCATGGGAGGCCGCCATCAGCTCGCCCATCCGCTGCAGATCGCCTTTTTCCAGCGCGTCGGCCGCTTCCAGGGTGCGCTGGTTTTCAGTCAGCACGTGGCGTACGCGTTTGGCGACAAGCGGATCCAGCTCGGCGGCCACGGCGTTGAACTGCTCCAGGGAGACGTCGCGCAGGGCAGGCTGCTGGAAGAAGCGCGCCCCGGTTTCACACTGCTCGCGGCGGGTGTTGTACTCGCTGCCAACCAGGGTGCGTTTAAAGTTGCTGTTGATGATGATCACCGCCACGCCCTGCGGCATGGAGACCGCGCGGGTACCCAGCGTGCGACAGTCGAGCAGCAGAGCATGATCTTTTTTGCCGAGGGCAGAGATCAGCTGATCCATGATGCCGCAGTTGCAGCCCACGAACTGGTTCTCCGCCTCCTGGCCGTTGAGGGCAATCTGCGCTCCGTCCAGCGGCAGGTGATAAAGCTGCTGGAAGACTGTACCCACGGCAACCTCCAGCGAGGCCGATGAGCTCAAGCCCGCGCCCTGCGGTACGTTGCCGCTGATCACCAGATCTGCGCCGCCAAAGCTCTTATCGCGGTTGAGCAGGTGCTTCACCACGCCACGCACGTAGTTCGACCACTGTTGGCTGTCGTGAGCGAGGATCGGTGCATCGAGAGAGAACTCGTCGGTCTGGTTGTCGTAGTCGGCGGCGATAACGCGTACGGTGCGATCCGTACGCGGCGCGGCGCTGATCACCGTCTGGTAGTCGATGGCGCACGGCAGCACGAAGCCGTCGTTGTAGTCGGTATGCTCGCCGATCAGGTTGACGCGGCCTGGAGCCTGAAACGTATGCGTGGCAGGGTAGCCGAATTTCTCAGCAAACAGAGATTGTGTTTTTTCTTTCAGACTCATGGTTAAACTCCTGATTCGCGAAAATGGATATCACTGACCGCCCTTAGGCGCTCGGCGGCCTGTTCCGCCGTCAGATCGCGCTGGGTCTCCGCCAGCATCTCGTAGCCGACCATAAACTTGCGCACCGTCGCGGAGCGCAGCAGAGGCGGATAGAAGTGGGCGTGCAGCTGCCAGTGTGAATTCTCTTCGCCGTTAAACGGTGCCCCGTGCCAGCCCATGGAGTAGGGGAAGGAGCACTGGAACAGGTTGTCATAGCGGCTGGTTAACTTTTTCAGGGCCAGAGCAAGGTCGCTGCGCTGGTCGTCGCTGAGATCGGTAATGCGCAGCACCGGGGCTTTCGGCAGCAGCAGCGTCTCGAACGGCCACGCTGCCCAGTAGGGCACCACCGCCAGCCAGTGTTCGGTCTCGACCACGGTGCGGCTGCCGTCGGCCAGCTCGCGCTTCACATAGTCCAGCAGCATCGGTGCGCCGTTGGCGGCAAAATAGTCCCGCTGCAGGCGGTCCTCACGCTCAATTTCGTTGGGCAGGAAGCTGTTGGCCCAGACCTGACCGTGCGGATGGGGGTTAGAGCAGCCCATCGCCGCGCCTTTATTCTCAAACACCTGCACCCAGGGGTAGGTCTGGCCCAGCTCGGCGGTCTGCGCCTGCCAGGTCTGGACGACCTCTTCCAGCGCCGGGAGGCTCAGTTCCGGCAGGGTTTTGCTATGATCCGGCGAGAAGCAGATCACCCGGCTAATGCCGCGGGCGCTTTGGCAGCGCATCAGCGGATCGTCGCTCTCAGGCGCATCCGGCGTGTCGCTCATCAGGGCGGCAAAGTCGTTGGTGAACACGAAGGTGCCACTGTAGTCCGGGTTTTTATCGCCGGTTACCCGAGTATTGCCAGGGCAAAGGAAGCAGTCCGGATCGTGCGCAGGCAGCGTCTGCTGGGACGGTGTCTCCTGCGCGCCCTGCCACGGACGCTTGGCGCGGTGGGGGGAAACCAGGATCCACTGACCGGTCAGCGGATTGTAGCGACGATGGGGGTGATCGACCGGGTTAAACTGTGTCATAGGATCCTCCTTAATCCGCATAGCCCTGCGGGTGACGGGACTGCCAGCGCCAGGTGTCCTGCGCCATCTCATCGAGAGAGCGGGTAACGCGCCAGTTCAGCTCTTTATCGGCGCGGCTGGCGTCGGCCCAGTAGGCAGGCAGATCGCCTTCGCGGCGCGGGGCAAAGTGATAGGTAATAGGTTTGCCGCAGGCTTTGCTGAAAGCGTTAACCACGTCCAGCACGCTGCTGCCCACGCCTGCGCCCAGGTTATAGATATGCACGCCAGCTTTACCGGCCAGCGTCTGCATGGCGGCTACGTGACCGTCGGCCAGGTCCATCACGTGGATATAGTCGCGTACGCCGGTGCCGTCTTCGGTTGGGTAGTCGTTACCAAAGATAGCCAGCGATTCGCGACGGCCTACCGCCACTTGAGCGATGTAGGGCATCAGGTTATTTGGGATACCCTGCGGATCTTCACCCATATCGCCCGACGGATGCGCGCCAACCGGGTTGAAGTAGCGCAGCAGGGCAATGCTCCACTCCGGGTCGGCTTTTTGCAGATCGGTAAGGATCTGCTCCACCATCAGCTTGCTTTTGCCGTAGGGGCTTTGCGGCGTACCGGTGGGAAAGCTCTCAACGTAAGGGATCTTCGGCTGATCGCCGTAGACGGTAGCCGAGGAGCTGAAGATAAGGTTTTTGACGTTAGCTGCACGCATGGCAGCCACCAGGCGCAGCGTACCGTTGACGTTGTTATCGTAGTACTCCAGCGGCTTCGCCACGGATTCGCCTACTGCCTTCAGGCCAGCAAAATGGATCACCGTATCGATAGCCTGCTCGCGAAGCACATCGGCCAGCAGCGCTTCGTTGCGGATATCGCCCTCGATAAAGGTGGCCTCTTTACCGCCCAGGCGGGCGATGACCGGCAGGACACTTTGCTTACTGTTGCAGAGGTTATCGAGAATAACGACGTCGTGACCGTTTTGTAGCAGCTGTACGCAGGTATGACTGCCGATGTAACCGCTACCACCTGTAACCAGAACTCGCATGTTTGGCTCCATTAACCATATGTTATCTAATAAAGATAGCATAACAGAGATGTAAAAAGTGTGACATGAACGAAAGTAGTGGAATCGCTTACACTAAAAGCGCACAGCGGAAATGGCGCTTTAAATGCTTTTTAAAATCAAGCAATTAAAGCGCGATCATGAGCATGGTCTGAAAAATATCCGCCAAACGGCCTAAGCCGGCTGGTCAATCAGGTAGGCATAGCTATCATCCTCGGGTACAAAGTGCAGCCGGTGGGTAATACAGGCGGGAGCGTCCTGAGCGTGATGGGAGACGAACAGCAGCTGGGTTTCACCCTGGCCTATCAGCACGTCAACAAAGCGGCGGATCAGCTGGCGATTAAGCGGATCGAGCCCCTGCAAAGGTTCATCAAGGATCAGCAGGGTAGGATGTTTGACCAGCGCCCGGACGATCAACGCCAGCCGCTGCTGTCCCCAGGAGAGGCTATGGAAAGGGGCGTCGGCGGTGCGGGCATCGATGCCTAAGATATCTAACCACTCCTGGACCAGCTTCTGCTGTTTATCCGATACTGCCTGGTAGATGCCAATCGAGTCAAAGTAGCCGGAGAGGATCACGTTACGCACCGTGGTGCTGACCCGGTACTCCAGATGCAGGCTGCTGCTGACGTAGCCGATATGCTTTTTGATATCCCAGATGGTCTCCCCGCTGCCCCGGCGTATGCCAAACAGGGTCAGGTCGTTGCTGTAACCCTGCGGATGATCCCCGGTGATCAGGTTAAGCAGGGTCGATTTTCCCGCCCCGTTGGGGCCGATGATCTGCCAGTGTTCGCCGGGGTTCACGGTCCAGCTCAGATGGTTAATGATGGGTCGATCGTTATAGGAGACCACGCCATCGTTAAGCACAATGCGCGGGCTATTCGCGGCCAGCAGGTGGTGGGCGGGGGGCGCATCCGGCGGCGGCAAAGCCACGCCTGCCAGCGTCTCGCTGTGCGCCAGCTGGGCAATCAGGGCCTGCTCCAGCAGGGCCTGCTTCGCGCCGGTTTCGCTCAGCGTGCAATCCACCAGCACTCCGGCGTTAGCGACAAAATTCGGGATCTCGTCGAAGCGGTTAAGCACCAGCACGAGGGTGATGCCCTGAGCACTGAGCTGACTCAGCAGATCCGCCAGCTGGACGCGCGAGGCAACGTCCAGCCCGTCAAAAGGCTCGTCCAAAATTAATAGCTCGGGATCGGTCATCAGCGCCTGGCACAGCAGGGTCTTACGCGTCTCGCCGGTAGAGAGGTATTTAAAGCGGCGATCG
Above is a genomic segment from Enterobacter sp. C2 containing:
- the galM gene encoding galactose-1-epimerase, translated to MLNETPALAPDGLAYRLITLRNDAGIVVTLMDWGATLLSARVPMPDGSVRETLLGCNTPQRYVEQTAYLGASVGRYANRIAKSRFTLDGQSYSLLPSQGENQLHGGPEGFDKRRWRIVRKNDSEALLSLTSPDGDQGYPGNLNASALFRLTEDNRIAIEYRATVDKPCPVNLTNHAYFNLNGVQSDVRDHQLQLLADAYLPVDETGIPYQELKAVEGTSFDFRQPKTIADDFLQDDDQRKVKGYDHAFLLQAKGDLSQPAAHLWSADKKLQMSVYTTAPALQFYSGNYLEGTPAREQGEYSAYQGLALESEFLPDSPNHPEYPQPDVTLHPGAEYVSVTEYQFIPQ
- the aroG gene encoding 3-deoxy-7-phosphoheptulonate synthase AroG, producing MNYQNDDLRIKEINELLPPVALLEKFPATETAANTVSHARKAIHKILKGSDDRLLVVIGPCSIHDPAAAKEYAARLLTLREELKGELEIVMRVYFEKPRTTVGWKGLINDPHMDNSFQINDGLRIARKLLLEINDSGLPAAGEFLDMITPQYLADLMSWGAIGARTTESQVHRELASGLSCPVGFKNGTDGTIKVAIDAINAAGAPHCFLSVTKWGHSAIVNTSGNGDCHIILRGGKEPNYSAKHVADVKQGLEKAGLAPQVMIDFSHANSSKQFKKQMTVGEDVCQQIAGGEKAVIGVMIESHLVEGNQSLESGEPLVYGKSVTDACIGWEDTDAILRQLANAVKARRG
- the gpmA gene encoding 2,3-diphosphoglycerate-dependent phosphoglycerate mutase, encoding MAVTKLVLVRHGESQWNNENRFTGWYDVDLSEKGVSEAKSAGKLLKEEGFSFDFAYTSVLKRAIHTLWNVLDELDQAWLPVEKSWKLNERHYGALQGLNKAETAEKYGDEQVKQWRRGFAVTPPALTKDDERFPGHDPRYASLTEQELPLTESLALTIDRVIPYWNETILPRLKSGERVIIAAHGNSLRALVKYLDDMGEDEILELNIPTGVPLVYEFDENFKPIKHYYLGNADEIAAKAAAVANQGKAK
- the galK gene encoding galactokinase, yielding MSLKEKTQSLFAEKFGYPATHTFQAPGRVNLIGEHTDYNDGFVLPCAIDYQTVISAAPRTDRTVRVIAADYDNQTDEFSLDAPILAHDSQQWSNYVRGVVKHLLNRDKSFGGADLVISGNVPQGAGLSSSASLEVAVGTVFQQLYHLPLDGAQIALNGQEAENQFVGCNCGIMDQLISALGKKDHALLLDCRTLGTRAVSMPQGVAVIIINSNFKRTLVGSEYNTRREQCETGARFFQQPALRDVSLEQFNAVAAELDPLVAKRVRHVLTENQRTLEAADALEKGDLQRMGELMAASHASMRDDFEITVPQIDTLVEIVKETIGDKGGVRMTGGGFGGCIVALVPEALVSQVQDAVAAQYEAKTGIKETFYVCKASEGAGQC
- the galE gene encoding UDP-glucose 4-epimerase GalE; protein product: MRVLVTGGSGYIGSHTCVQLLQNGHDVVILDNLCNSKQSVLPVIARLGGKEATFIEGDIRNEALLADVLREQAIDTVIHFAGLKAVGESVAKPLEYYDNNVNGTLRLVAAMRAANVKNLIFSSSATVYGDQPKIPYVESFPTGTPQSPYGKSKLMVEQILTDLQKADPEWSIALLRYFNPVGAHPSGDMGEDPQGIPNNLMPYIAQVAVGRRESLAIFGNDYPTEDGTGVRDYIHVMDLADGHVAAMQTLAGKAGVHIYNLGAGVGSSVLDVVNAFSKACGKPITYHFAPRREGDLPAYWADASRADKELNWRVTRSLDEMAQDTWRWQSRHPQGYAD
- the modF gene encoding molybdate ABC transporter ATP-binding protein ModF, with protein sequence MSLLHISQGTFRLSDTRTLAISDLTLRAGESWAFVGTNGSGKSALARALAGELTLLKGTRESTFARVTRLSFEQLQKLVSDEWQRNNTDLLSPGEEDTGRTTAQIIQDEVKDPARCADLAARFGISALLDRRFKYLSTGETRKTLLCQALMTDPELLILDEPFDGLDVASRVQLADLLSQLSAQGITLVLVLNRFDEIPNFVANAGVLVDCTLSETGAKQALLEQALIAQLAHSETLAGVALPPPDAPPAHHLLAANSPRIVLNDGVVSYNDRPIINHLSWTVNPGEHWQIIGPNGAGKSTLLNLITGDHPQGYSNDLTLFGIRRGSGETIWDIKKHIGYVSSSLHLEYRVSTTVRNVILSGYFDSIGIYQAVSDKQQKLVQEWLDILGIDARTADAPFHSLSWGQQRLALIVRALVKHPTLLILDEPLQGLDPLNRQLIRRFVDVLIGQGETQLLFVSHHAQDAPACITHRLHFVPEDDSYAYLIDQPA
- the galT gene encoding galactose-1-phosphate uridylyltransferase gives rise to the protein MTQFNPVDHPHRRYNPLTGQWILVSPHRAKRPWQGAQETPSQQTLPAHDPDCFLCPGNTRVTGDKNPDYSGTFVFTNDFAALMSDTPDAPESDDPLMRCQSARGISRVICFSPDHSKTLPELSLPALEEVVQTWQAQTAELGQTYPWVQVFENKGAAMGCSNPHPHGQVWANSFLPNEIEREDRLQRDYFAANGAPMLLDYVKRELADGSRTVVETEHWLAVVPYWAAWPFETLLLPKAPVLRITDLSDDQRSDLALALKKLTSRYDNLFQCSFPYSMGWHGAPFNGEENSHWQLHAHFYPPLLRSATVRKFMVGYEMLAETQRDLTAEQAAERLRAVSDIHFRESGV